A genomic window from Tenrec ecaudatus isolate mTenEca1 unplaced genomic scaffold, mTenEca1.hap1 Scaffold_1239, whole genome shotgun sequence includes:
- the LOC142436017 gene encoding defensin beta 4A-like: MRLHYLLFAFLLVFLLPAPGFAQRIRNPVSCLRNKGFCHPIRCPSVAKTIGSCAPGLKCCRK; the protein is encoded by the exons ATGAGGCTCCATTACCTGCTCTTCGCTTTCCTCTTGGTCTTTCTTTTGCCTGCTCCAG gATTTGCTCAGCGTATAAGGAACCCTGTCAGTTGCCTTAGAAATAAAGGCTTCTGTCATCCTATAAGATGTCCTTCAGTTGCAAAGACCATTGGCTCGTGTGCACCAGGATTGAAATGCTGTAGAAAATAG